One Stenotrophomonas oahuensis genomic region harbors:
- a CDS encoding sensor histidine kinase, which translates to MSGRLWFFKRWRPRSLQARQLLAASVSLLAFLAIAGYALDAAFADTARANLRERLKNYATAYAAGIDFTRDRSLYIREQPPDPRFDVPGSGLYLQVVMPDGKGNSMSAEGPMLPTVGGGILAPRQEVFEGPLPMIQIDGSEGSVYRYGLGLVWDADADPTTEFPYTIYVMEDSRALGAQLRVFRGRVWFWMGGAGLILLLLQTVILQWSLRPMRRVITELTKVQRGETERMSERHPRELEPLTDSINALIESERENLERQRNTLADLAHSLKTPLAVLRTQLDSGAHDQDLREEFDVQLRRMNNLVSYQLARAASSGHKLFSAPLPIESNAEEIVRGLEKVYASKGVLCEFDIDEAARFHGEPGDLQELLGNLLENAFKWANRRVLLTAKPLTAPGVRRAGLLLSVDDDGPGIAPDDIAKVLQRGVRGDERVQGHGIGLSIVQDLIKDYRGELQVKRSPELGGARFEVKLPPGP; encoded by the coding sequence ATGTCCGGCCGTCTGTGGTTCTTCAAACGCTGGCGGCCGCGCTCACTGCAGGCTCGCCAGCTGCTGGCTGCCAGTGTGAGCCTGCTGGCCTTCCTGGCCATCGCAGGCTACGCGCTTGATGCGGCCTTCGCCGACACCGCTCGCGCCAATCTGCGCGAGCGGTTGAAGAACTACGCCACCGCGTATGCGGCCGGCATCGACTTCACCCGCGACCGCTCGCTGTACATCCGCGAACAGCCACCGGATCCGCGCTTCGACGTGCCCGGCAGTGGCCTGTACCTGCAGGTCGTGATGCCGGACGGCAAGGGCAACTCGATGTCCGCCGAAGGCCCGATGCTGCCCACCGTGGGCGGCGGCATCCTGGCACCGCGCCAGGAGGTCTTCGAAGGCCCGCTGCCGATGATCCAGATCGACGGCAGCGAGGGCTCGGTGTACCGCTATGGCCTGGGCCTGGTGTGGGACGCCGACGCCGACCCCACCACTGAATTCCCGTACACCATCTACGTGATGGAAGACTCGCGCGCGCTGGGTGCGCAGCTGCGTGTGTTCCGTGGCCGGGTGTGGTTCTGGATGGGCGGTGCGGGGTTGATCCTGCTGCTGCTGCAGACCGTCATTCTGCAGTGGAGCCTGCGCCCGATGCGTCGGGTGATCACCGAGCTGACCAAGGTGCAGCGCGGCGAAACCGAGCGCATGAGCGAGCGCCACCCGCGCGAGCTGGAACCGCTCACCGACAGCATCAACGCGCTGATTGAAAGCGAGCGCGAAAACCTCGAGCGCCAGCGCAATACCCTGGCCGACCTCGCGCACAGCTTGAAAACTCCGCTGGCGGTATTGCGCACGCAGCTCGACAGTGGCGCGCACGACCAGGACCTGCGCGAGGAATTCGACGTGCAGCTGCGGCGCATGAACAACCTGGTGTCCTACCAGCTGGCCCGCGCCGCGTCGTCGGGGCACAAGCTGTTCTCCGCGCCGCTGCCGATCGAATCCAATGCGGAAGAGATCGTGCGCGGGCTGGAGAAGGTGTACGCCAGCAAGGGCGTGCTGTGCGAATTCGATATCGATGAAGCCGCGCGTTTCCACGGCGAGCCGGGTGACCTGCAGGAACTGCTGGGCAACCTGCTGGAAAACGCCTTCAAGTGGGCCAACCGCCGCGTGCTGCTGACCGCCAAGCCGCTCACCGCGCCGGGTGTTCGCCGTGCCGGTCTGCTGCTGTCGGTGGACGATGACGGCCCGGGCATCGCGCCGGACGATATCGCCAAGGTGCTGCAGCGGGGTGTGCGCGGCGACGAGCGCGTGCAGGGCCATGGCATCGGTCTGTCGATCGTGCAGGACCTGATCAAGGACTACCGCGGCGAACTGCAGGTGAAGCGCTCGCCGGAACTGGGCGGCGCACGGTTTGAAGTGAAGTTGCCGCCAGGGCCGTAA
- a CDS encoding zinc-dependent peptidase yields MAQLPAGHVPLIQSFLQWLRPGPRPIPDEAWQHTCQRTAWLRGLPDADRARLRELSAAFVHGKTVTPVGGLVLQERDAVLIAALCCLPLLKLGEVGLQGWSQVLVYPEGFVVPQSEVDEDGVLHEWEEDAIGQVSHTRPLLLSWHDVQAELAHPHEGACVVVHEMAHRIDMLDGVLDGTPPLPRDWQQQWAADFQAAFDALCAQVDADEETVIDPYGAEAPDEFFAVATEYHFSAPDLLAQEMPAVAAHLRRFYGEPPAVGLPTNGR; encoded by the coding sequence GTGGCACAGCTTCCTGCCGGGCATGTTCCGCTGATCCAGTCGTTTCTGCAGTGGTTGCGGCCCGGTCCGCGCCCCATTCCTGATGAGGCTTGGCAACACACCTGCCAGCGCACCGCGTGGTTGCGCGGGTTACCCGATGCCGATCGCGCGCGGCTGCGCGAACTTAGCGCGGCGTTTGTGCATGGCAAGACCGTCACGCCGGTGGGCGGACTGGTGCTACAGGAGCGCGATGCGGTGTTGATTGCGGCCTTGTGCTGCCTGCCCCTGCTGAAGCTGGGCGAGGTCGGCCTGCAGGGCTGGTCGCAGGTGCTGGTATACCCGGAAGGCTTCGTGGTGCCGCAGAGCGAGGTCGACGAAGACGGCGTGCTGCACGAGTGGGAAGAAGATGCCATCGGCCAGGTGTCGCACACCCGGCCGCTGCTGCTGTCCTGGCATGACGTGCAGGCCGAGCTGGCGCACCCACATGAGGGCGCCTGCGTGGTGGTGCATGAGATGGCGCACCGGATCGACATGCTGGACGGCGTGCTGGACGGCACCCCGCCGCTGCCGCGCGACTGGCAGCAGCAATGGGCGGCGGATTTCCAGGCCGCGTTCGATGCGCTGTGCGCGCAGGTGGACGCGGACGAAGAGACGGTGATCGATCCGTACGGGGCGGAAGCGCCGGATGAGTTTTTCGCGGTGGCGACGGAGTATCACTTCTCGGCGCCGGACCTGCTGGCGCAGGAGATGCCGGCGGTGGCCGCGCACCTGCGGCGGTTCTATGGGGAGCCGCCGGCGGTTGGGCTACCGACCAACGGTCGGTAG